The Magnetofaba australis IT-1 genomic sequence AAATCCGCTACGGTCTGCGCCGCCGGTATCTTCTCGAACAGATGCCGCAGATAGGTGAATGGCTCCAGGCCGTTGGCCTTGGCGGTCTCGATCAGGCCGTAGAGATTGGCCGACGCCTTCACGCCACGCACCGTGTTGGAGAAAAGCCAGTTCTTGCGGCCCAGGGTAAAGGGACGAATGGCGTTCTCGCACAGATTGTTGTCGATCTCCAAACGCCCATCCTCGATGTAGCGGATCAGACGCGGCCACTGCTCGGACAGATAGCCCAACGCCTTGCCCAGCGCCATGGATGGAACCGCCTCGGGCAACCATTTGTCTAGCCACTCTCTTAACTTGGCCAGTATCGGCGGAGCCTCGCTTTGGCGCGCCGCATAGCGCTCCTCGGGCGGCTTGTCCCGAACCCGCTTCTCAATGGCGTAGAGCTTGCCGATCAGCTTGATGGCGTAATCGGCCTTGGCGCTTTTCTTCCCGCCCGCCGCCTTGGCCGCATCGCTGAACAGCCGCCGCGCATGCGCCCAACACCCCACATGTTCAATGCCTGCCACCTTGCCCATCGCCAAGTAGCCGCTATAGCCATCGGTCTGCAACCAACCCTTATAATCGGCCAAGAGTTCCTTCGGCACGCGGCCTTGGCGCGTGGCGTCGTAGTCGAACAGAATCACCGCGCCGCCAGGCGGGCCGCCGCGCTGAACCCACATGTACGACTTGCTGCTGGCGGGCTTACCGTCCTCGCGCAGCACCTGCACCGGGGTCTCATCCATCTGGATCACGCCCCCTTCGAGCATCCGATCGCGCAACAGATTGATTAGCGGCTGCACCAGCTGACCACAGCGAATCATCCAGTTGGCCAACGTGCTGCGGGGTAGATCAATCCCCGATCTTGCCAGAATCGTATGCTGCCGATACAGCGGCAGCGCATCGGCATACTTGGAGACTGCTACAAACGCCAACATCGATGCCGTGGCCAGCGCCTTGGGGATCGGCTGCGGCGGCATGTTTGCGCGCACCACGCCGCTGTGGCAGTGGGGGCAGCCATATTTCAAGCGGACATGCCGAATCACCGTCACCTGCGCCGGAATGATCTCCAACTGCTCGCTGACATCCCGTCCGATCTCCACCAGGGCATGACCATCCACGCCGCAGGTTTTCTGCTCGGCGGGCAGATCATGGATGATCTCGCGGCGCGGCAGATGGGCGGGCAACGGCTTGCGACCGCCTTTGCTGCGCTCATGTCCCGCAACGGCGACCGTCTCATCGGCGCCATCTTCATCCGCGATATCGGCGTCCGGCGCGGC encodes the following:
- the tnpC gene encoding IS66 family transposase translates to MDKLLNDLPESPEELREMLAVLLKERDSLQQQVGSLQQRADSLQEQVNLLKAWRFGRRSEKFSDHPSLFDEAEIEAQAAPDADIADEDGADETVAVAGHERSKGGRKPLPAHLPRREIIHDLPAEQKTCGVDGHALVEIGRDVSEQLEIIPAQVTVIRHVRLKYGCPHCHSGVVRANMPPQPIPKALATASMLAFVAVSKYADALPLYRQHTILARSGIDLPRSTLANWMIRCGQLVQPLINLLRDRMLEGGVIQMDETPVQVLREDGKPASSKSYMWVQRGGPPGGAVILFDYDATRQGRVPKELLADYKGWLQTDGYSGYLAMGKVAGIEHVGCWAHARRLFSDAAKAAGGKKSAKADYAIKLIGKLYAIEKRVRDKPPEERYAARQSEAPPILAKLREWLDKWLPEAVPSMALGKALGYLSEQWPRLIRYIEDGRLEIDNNLCENAIRPFTLGRKNWLFSNTVRGVKASANLYGLIETAKANGLEPFTYLRHLFEKIPAAQTVADFEALLPWSLNPDMTPKAKPTL